The segment TCGCGTCATTGCAGAGCAGGACAGCCATTTTTCATTTCAATACACCGTTGATGGGAGTGTTGTTTACATTTCCACAAAGGAAACCTTTTCAATTGAGGATGCAGTAAAGGTTTCGACAGCATATAAGAACGGTTCCGCAGATTGGAAGAAGCTGGTGGATTGGAAAGAACTCAAATAGTAAAAACCTTGTGTGACCTGACAAGAAAAGGAATGCAATTAACTAAATGACACCACGCTTATGAAAACATTGATCTTTGCCCTCACCGCGATTTTGGTCCTCCGATTGCAACCGTTGCTGGCGGCATCGCCAGATGAAGAGGCGCGATTTGTCGCAGCCGTCAAGCAGGCTTTTGAGAAGCGTGACGCCGACGCTTTGATGACGCTTACCTGTTGGGATAGAGTGCCTGACAAATTCAAAGCGAGTGGCAGGAAGCAATATGCCAGAGATGCCAGGCAGGGAGCCACGGACTTCACACTCACGAATCCAGACCCAAACGAGCCTGATCTTGTTTGGAAAGACACAGATGGCGTCTCGTATCGCTCGAACCTTTCAGTCGTCAAGCAGTTCAAGATTACATTTACAAAGGGTGGCGAGTTCAAAGATGGCACGTATCCGGTTGGAGAGAAAGATGGGAAGTTATATTTGTTGGAACCAGCACCCGTAAAATGATGCCTCGCGAGTGGGAGGTGGCTCAGCTTTTTTCGTAGGCGGTTTATATCACCATGCATTTTTTTCCATTTATTTTCGACTCGCAGCTTTGACCTTCGGCCTGGAAGGACAAGGACCGTGGCGCCAAAAAGGATGAGATGCTGCGCTTGCAAAAACAGGTTTTTAGGATAAGACTCGTTTCACTTATGGAGAGCCCAGTGCCGAAGCCGTTCATCAAGGTCCTGCTCAGTCTGCTTGTTGCTTGTGCCCTGTTTAGCTCATGCGAGACGGCGACAGTGGTTTCCACGCCGATTCAACCCGGCATGACCAAGGCCGAGTTGCGTTCCAACTTCGGCCCGCCGATTCGGAAGGTCGTTAATGATGATGGCAGTGAAGATTGGTTTTACCACTTCAGTTGTGAGCGCACACATACAGGGTCGTTCGTTGAATCTTCAGTCACGCCAGGAGACCCTTCACTCAACTATGGAACGAGTTCTTCCTGGTCGATGACCTTCAACGAGGGAGTCATCCGCCTCTCGAAAGACGGCGTGGTCACCGGCCAGATTCCACAGGGTCAAATCGTGCGATGGTGAAAGTGCCCGGTAGATCCGGAGAACCCGCCATCGAATGTCACATTATGAGAGCACCGAAGATCAATTTACATCGGATGCGCAATCGACCAACTGACGCTCAACTCGTGATCTTTTGGTCTCCATGCCAAAGTCTGCCTGCATGATCCTTGCCCTTGGCGCAGTCATCATCGGCGCGTTGGTGACGTCGATTGCATTTCTGCCGCCGCCGGGACGCCCCAATGTCACAGTGACACTTCTCGGTTATACGAATGACGCCACTGGCACCCGGCTCGCAAGAATTGCGGTCAACAATCTGAGCGCCTCCGCAATTCGGCGAGCTGCTCTCTACCACATTCAGATTCCAACACCAACAGGATGGACGAATTTATCTTACAGCCATTCGTTGGGCAGTGAAATGCTTGGCGCAGGCGCGTCACAGATTCTTACAGTGCCGTCGCCCACCAATCAGCCGTCGTGGAGGATTTCGTTTCTCACCTATCCCGATGCCGGGAAAGGACAGGTCGTAAAATGGGTGGTGACTGATCCTTTACTGCGCATCGGCCTGAAGCCAAGATACCGAATTATGTTCTACGAGATTCACGGCGACTGGATTGAAGGTGAGAAATGATTGCAGGAATGCAGTTGAACCAGAATTTTCACGAAGAAACATGCATGGTGCGTGTGGTTCGGTGGAATCGCGGGGCACGTGCGCGAGCTGGGAAATTGCGTTTGCCTGGCGAGAAGTGTGATCCGGCTTATGCCGGGATGCCACGAGAGGATGGATGACCGGCGATGGGCTCCTTTATGGTCGCAGCAACCATTCCAAGGCCTCCGACTCCGAAGCGAATATCTCGCACAACAGTCCACGATTTCGTGCGATCATGACACCGTAATGGTCCTCGCGGATGAATTCAGGGCGGCAGACCATCGCAACCTTGATTGGCGACGTGGCCTCAGCCGCAAGCCGCTCATTAAAAAAATATCTCGGGGCAGTCGTCGGCGGCTCAAATCCAGTCAGTCCGCTTACATCAACGAGCAGCTTCTCCGCGCCTTGATCGCAGGCGAGCCTGACTGCATCGCACACCAGGTTCGCGCATTCACCGAGCAAAACCTCTCCCTCTGGGTGAAAGGCAACATAGCCTTTTTTAGGTTCCAATTGAACAATTGTGCTCATGATTTCAACGGAAGTATCCTCACCCATAACTTCGGCCATTGGCGGCAACTTGTAAAGCGCGACGGTAATGCGCCCATGGTAATATGGCAATACATGGCAATCGATTTCCCGGAATCAATAAACCGTCGCTGGGACACGCCTCCGGAAACAGCAGCCCCATTGCAACTTGAATGGGACAGCATTGATCCATTCCAAATTAAGCACCCAATTATAGTAGGCGAACGAATCGCTCAGGTATATTCTCGGCGCCGGTGAGACTCAACCTGTTCCATTTTATTCTCGCCATCCACATAGTTGCCGGCACCGTGGCATTAATAATTGCGCCGCTGGCCATGGCTTCTGTCAAGGGTGGCCAATGGCATCGGCGTTGGGGCAAAATTTATTTCTGGGCAATGGCAGGAGTGGCGCTCACGGCCGCGCTCATGTGCTGGCTGGGAAGCGGCCTATTTTTGTTTCTGATAGCGATATTCAGTTTCTATCTTGCGCTCACCGGCTATCGGGTGTTGGGACGAAAAAAACCGGAAGAGGATAAACCGCATCTCTTTGATGTGTGCATCGCCTTGGCGATGATCCTGGCGGGGGGCGGATTGATTTTTCTGGGTGTCCGGGAGGCCGATGCACAACAGCGATGGGTGCCCATTATTTTTGGAGTCCTCGGTATGTTCCCGGGGATGCTGGACCTGGTCCGGCTTTTCAAACCGCCGCGCGCCAAACAAGCCTGGATGTTTGTCCACATGACGCGATTTCTGGGAGCTTACCTCGCGACGGTGACTGCGTTTTCGGTGGTCAATTTCCATTTCCTTCTATTTTACTGGCGCTGGCTCTGGCCCACAGCATTCGGAACGTTTGGGATTGCAATTTGGCGAACGTACTACGCCAGGAAGTTCAAAAGACAAAATCATGGAATCGTTCAATGACTTAATAACCAGGTGGCAGCCGTTCTTTTCCGCGGTCGCCGGTGTGACAGCCACTTTGGCTGGTTTGCTGTTTGTTTCCCTGTCCATCAACCGGGAAAAAATCACAGCGCAGGAAAATCGCAAACTGTTACGCCTCGCCCAGCGCAGTTTTGCCGATTACCTATATGCGCTGTTTATCTCGCTCATGTTTCTCATGCCGAACCATGAATCGTTTGGATTGGCGATCCCGCTGTTTATGGTTGTCGCCGTTAGAGTCTGGTTCCTCGTCCGTGTGATGCGGCGTTCGAGAAAAGGTGAAAACCCCGCGACGTTGGGCGGATTGCGGGAAAATGTCATTCAAATAATTTCCTGTCTTGGGTTGGTGGCTGCCGGTGTTGAAATTTATCGCGGCGAGGTGATCGCAACGTTCTTTCTCGTCCCGGTAATCGCGCTGCTTCTTTGTAACGCGAGCATGAATGCCTGGTTGCTTTTAGTAATGGAGAGGGCCGCGGACGAGAAATCATCGGACGCAAAATTGACCGTCTCTGAAACCACCACCTATAAATGAAAGCATTTCCTGCGGTGGCCGGCTATGAGATTGGGATGCTCGCGTAGCTCGCGCCGAGTGCTTGCGCACGCCACCATTCGGCGAAGTGTTGTGTTATTGGGAATAGGAATACGTTACCCAAGGCTTCGCCGTTGGGCTGGTATGGATCAGGCCGTTGGCCCTGGAGCGAACGATATCCGAGACTGGCAGCTTTCGGTGGCGACGGAACGGCTGGTTACGCTCTGTCGAGGTCTGAAAGCGAGAGCCCGCGTTTCCCACCCAATCTTGCTTGTCAGAGGCTGCTGAAGATGTACGTTGAGTGCCGTGTCGCGCTTGGGATTCACTATCGTCTTATTGCTTTGCTGCTTCGGTTGTAGCACCTCCCACATGGTTGTCGGCGCCGATGGGAAAACGCGTCGCGCATGTCGCAGTGAAGATTCCGCATCGCTCGTCCGCATGCTCGCGTTGCCGTCCGAGGATCTGCCCAAAAATCTACGCGAAATGGAACTTCCTTATCCGGAGATCTGCGAGATTTTGCTTGAGCGTCGGCAGACGGAGTTCCTGATCAATGCCTATCAGCAGTCCTCCGATGCACGCGTCCGATCCTATCTCGTCTCTCGCGTCCTTTACTACATCGAGGAACCTGCCGTGCTGGCGGTATTTCGTGCACAACTGAGCGAAGAGGAAGACGAAGAGAGCTACTACGTAGCCAACTATGTTGCGAAAACAGGCGATACAAAAGCGTTGAAAATACTGAATTGCCATTATTACCTTTATCCTGTGTCGTCTGTTCAGTGGTCCGATACCGTCGAGCTATTTGGCAAATTCGGTTATCGGCCAGCCATTCCGAACCTTATTGAGTCGCTGGATGCGGCGTCTTTCAACCTCGTTGACGCTGCAGAGGAATCATTGGAGAAGCTGTATCCGGATTCTCCACGGAAATTTGAGAGCCTTGAGGCGGCACGAGACTATTTCACGAAGAGAGCCGAGGAGGAACGGAAGAGGGAAGAAGTGAAACGGTAATTGTGATGGGATATTAAAATCCCAAGTACCAACCAAAAATCATGGCGCAGATCTTATTTTTCGCTTCGAAAGAAGATATCCTGCCTGTGCTCAAAGATTTTCCTGGCGGTGGGATGGGAGTTATTGGCCGCATCAGCGGGAGCGGGTAAAGGTTGGGGTGGGTCGCGGGCATCTTTAGGGAACGAGCGGCAGCTCATCCTTACCATAATTGATTGCTGACGCGCGGTATGGAGTCCCTAATCGCATACGCGTTCACCACGACGAATTGGAATACAGCGTGAGGGAGGTTTGGGAAGCGGCGCAGGTTTTTCCAGACGGGCAATTTTCCCTACCCCGACATTGATTGCTGGCGCGGAGATTTGGAATCGTGGGCCGCGTTCGCGGATAAACTCGATGGATGTTGGCGGGGTCACCGACGGGGTTAGAATTCCGGCGGAGCGTCATTCCACCATTTAATTGATGGCTGGCGCGGGGATTGAAGTCCGTGGGGCGCGTACGCGGGTTGAGGCAAAGGATAGGATGGAGTCGCGGGCTATGTTAGTGCGGCGCGGTAGGATGAATCCTTCCCGCGACAACCGCAAAAGCCGGCTTCCTCTTATCCCACAATGCGCTGGCTCATTTCACTTGCGCGTTCTATGCTATTGAAAATGAGCTGGGATTTGGAAACAGAAATGATTTCCCGCTGCTGCAAGGGCGATTCGTCCGCGTGGGACGAATTGTTTGACCGACATTATGCATCAGCGGGGCGTTTTGTTTTCCAGCTAGGCTACAATTTCACGCAGGAAGATGTGGAGGAGATTTGCCAGGAAGTGTTCCTCTCGGTGATTCGCAGTCTCGATTCCTTCCATGGTAACAGCCAGTTCCAAACATGGTTGTTTCGCATTGCAGCGAACAAGGCGCGGGATTACCGGCAAAAGCAACAGGCAGCGAAGCGTGGCGGCGGCCAGGTGACCCTCTCGCTGAATGCGGATGGCCCTGAGGAGGGTCCAACCCTGGATCCCCCTAGTCGTGCACCAGGACCCGATGACACCTTGATGACCACCGAGCGGATGGCTCTGCTCCATGGAACATTGGAAAAACTGGGCGAACCGTGCCGAGAAATTATTGAACTCCGTTACTTTGCTGAATTGAGCTACGAGGAATTGGGCCAGACATTGGAACTCAACCCGAAAACGGTGAGTTCCCGCCTCAGCAAGTGCCTGGATCACCTCGAGGAAATTGCCCGACCTGTTTTTTCCCGGGAGAAAATTCCCACAACTCCGTCTAATGGTTAGAGCGGTATGCCAAACGAACCGGAACGCGACATCGAAAAAGTGCTGAAATCTTACGCTAAAAAGCGGCAAGAGGACGCGGGCGCATCGTTGGAAATGCATCCGGCGACGCGACGCCTGCTGCAATCGGAAGTCGCCCGTAAATTTCAAAAGGCGGGAGAGCGTTCGGGCGGACTCAATCTTTTTTCGAGGTTTTGGCCTCGATTTGCCTTGGGCGGCTCCATTTTTATCGTGCTGATGATTGGCCTTTGGATGGTGATCTCTCAGCATCCTGAACCAAAAGCTAAAATGGACCTGGCTCTTGACCGGGAGTCAAGGCTCGGCGTGGTTAAGGATGAAACCAGGCTCTCGGCACGCAAATCACCGGCAGCGGAACCCTTCGTTCCACAAGCTCCTTCAACACCGGCGACTGACTCCTTCTATTTGGCTGATGAAAACAAAACAATTTTTACTGTGACGAACAGTTCATCGAAGCCGGTTCTATCATCCAGCAGTACCGATCTCGCCAAAAATCTTGTTAGAGCGGAAGAAGCTGACCGTCCAACGCCACAACTTTCCGCCCGTAGAGCCATTGGGCAGGCCGGAGCAGCTGGCAGTGTTGACGAGTTGAAAAAGAAAGAGAATGCTCCCCAGACTTCGAGAAGCAGGGATTATGCCCTCGCCGCCACTCCACCGCCGGTAGTTGCGCCCACGACTCCTCTACAGGCAGGAGATGCCGAGACACTGAATGCCCCGGCGGCGGCTTCAGCCATCAACGGCGGCGTCGCGACCTATTCCTCTGGAGGAGCGCTGAGTTCCAATCTTTCCATGAATGGTCTGTTAACCTGGGATCTGCGGCGCGACCAGGTCGAGAAAGTCCCTTCGAACTCTGCCTTCCTGCTCACTGAAGCTCCCGCTTCATCCACCCAGGTTTTTAGCCGCTTAACCATGCAAAACCGTGGCGACACTCGCACCAAGGCACAAGACGCTTCGCCTGTACTGGCCAGGTTCGCCGTTGAACAGACGGGCGATCAGCTACGCATCCTCGACGGTGATGGGTCGGTGTATTATGGATTTTACAATGCAGATGAAGCTTCCAAGTCAATTCAACTGCAATTTAACACTGAGCAGTTCAAACAAAAAACCGAAGTTTTTGCCGACAAAAATCTGGCGGGGGAGATCCCATCCAAGGATACAATCCACAAAAATAAACCGTTTCAAAAACGGTTCTTCCGGGTTTCGGGGACCAATTTGACTTTGCATCAACCGATTCTCTTCACAGGGAACATGACGCTTTCCACCAACCAGTTTCCGCAAACCTTTGATTTCGACCGAATTCAAAGCACGAATTCGGCAAGTTCTGCCGGGGTAGGCGGAGGAACAATTCAAGAACGCGAACCACAACTTGAGGGTAAAGTTGTCATCGGGGGAACGAACCAGATCCTGATCAACGCTGCACCCGTCGCGCCCGGGAAGTGACGGCGGAAAAAATGATCGGTAAATTCCATAGGTGCTTATAGTTTCAGAATGTGATTAAGTCCAAGCCAGTAGCCGTCAATCATCTTGACCATTTCCATCAAGGTATGAATGCCTACTGGTTTAACGAGGTAGGAATTGGCCCCGCACTCGTAAGCGCGTTTGATATCTTCCTCCTGACTGGAGGCTGTGAAGATAATCACCGGCAGAACTTTGCAGGCTTCCTGCTGCCGCATCCACTGCAAGACATCAAATCCGGTTTTCCGGGGCATTTTTAAGTCCAGCAGGACGAGGGCGGGGAAAGGATTTTTTTCCCGGTCGGCAAATTGGCCGGTCCCACTCAGGTATTCAATGGCCAATTCTCCGTCGCGAACCGAATGCAACACGAAAGACACTTGCGCCTTCCGACAGGCTTGTTGCATCAGAACCGAATCGCTCGGATCGTCATCCACGTGAAGAACATGCTGTTCAATGGCGTTCATTTTGTTTGGGAACTTCCAGGGAGCTCCACCCAGAAAAGGCTGCCCTCACCCGGTCGCGATTCCACTCCGACCGTTCCGCCCATTCGCTCCGCCCCTTTGCGGACAATTGCCAACCCGATCCCGGTTCCGAGGTAACCTTCACCATCGTGGAGACGCTCAAAGACCCGAAAAATCTGCTGTTGGTAAAGATCATCAATACCTATTCCATCATCCTTCACCCAAAATCGCACCTTGCGATTTTCCAACCGCCCGCCAATTTCGATATGAGGCACAGAACCGGCCTTTATAAACTTAAGCGCATTTGAAACCAGGTTGGAGAGAATTTGGTTGATAATGGTGGAGTTGGCCCAGGCTTGCGGCAACGGTCGATACACCTTCACTTCCGCTCTTCGAAATTTAATCTCGCTTTCAAGTTCCACAAGCACCCGATCAACTTCTGTCTCAAGATCGACTTTTCGACACACCGCCTCCATGTGAGTCAAGCGACCATAGACGAGCAGGTCCTTGATTAACTGATCCATGCGGTTCGCAGCCGAAATAATTCGCCAGGCATAATCCTTTCCAGCCTCGTCAAATCTGGGGGCATTGGTTTCCAGCAGGAGTTGGGTGAACCCTTCCATGGCACGCAAGGGCGCCCTAAGATCGTGCGCCACATGATATAACACGCCTTCCAGGGAACGAATGCTCTCCCCCAGCTTGGCAGTGCGCTCGACCACCCGGATCTCGAGGTCATGCGCAAGATGGGCCAACTGTTCCCGCGCCCGTTCCAAATCATGCTCGATCCGTTTCTGGTCCTCAATATCCGTCGAGGTTGCAAACCACCGCACCACCTGTCCTGCCTCATCTTTCACAGGCACGCCACGACTAAGATGCCAGCGGTATTCGCCGGTCACGCTCCGAATTCTCTTTTCCAGTTGAAAAGGCGCGTTTGTCTTCAAGGCTTTATGAACGACCTGCACCAGTAATTCCTTATCCTCTGGATGTACATTGCCAGTCCAACCTTGAGAAATATAGGTCTGCTCAGCGGTAAGACCAGTATACTCGAACCACTTTCGGTTGACGTAATCGACTTCCCCATTCGATCTGGTGCTCCAGACAATCTGTGGCATCGCATCAGCCAGTTCACGGAATCGCGCTTCCCGCTTCCGCGATTCTTCCTCAGCGCGCCTGCGCTCCGTGGCGTCTCGCACCAGTTTGGAAAAGCATACCAACTTGCCCGACTTGTCATGCAATGCGGTAATCACTGCGTTTGCCCAAAAACGCGATCCGTCCCGCCTCATCAACCAACCCTCATCTTCAAACCGCCCCTCAGCCTCCGCCTTCGCCAAAGCATTTTCCGGGCGGTGCAAGGCAATATCCTCCGGAGGATAGAACTGTGAAAAATGCTGCCCCAGAATTTGTTCCGCCGTGTAGCCCTTCATCCTTTGAGCCCCCGCGTTCCATTCAATTATTTTGCCCTCCTGGTCCAACATAAAAAGTGCGTAGTCTTTCGCCTCGTCCATCAACAACCTGAATCTTGCTTCACTTTGCCGCAATGAGTCTTCAGCACGCGCCCGCTCGGTCATTTCCTTTTGCAGTCGCTCAGCCGCCTTGCTTATCAAATCAATCTGATGCCTTGCGCGATGCAGATTTTCAATCACCCCCACGCCGATCAAAGCGGTGCAGGCATAGGTGATGATCGCGGTCACATCCATGGAATTCAACACACCGAAGCCATGGACAGGGGGGAGAAAAAAATAATCCCCCAACAGCAATCCCAGGAACAAGGCGAACAACCCGGCACTGACTCCTCCGTACCAGGCGGCAACGAGCGCTGCGGGAGTAAAAAATGCCAGTGGAACTCGCTGCCCCAGCATGGGCGCCAGTTCATAACGCAAAAGGAATGCAGCCAAAACACACCCACCCGCGAAACCGAATCGCCACAGCCACGGAGGAGAGCGCAGAATTCTCCTTTCCTCGATAAATTGAGCCAGTTCATGGCTGGTGACCTTCCCGATTCGCATAGAATAAAAACGGCGCTCCAACACGTCCGGACAGGAAAGAAAATGCAGTTTCCCTTAATCAGCTTTAAGGAAAACGCTGGCAAGCACAATAGGCTTGGCACCCCAGATAAGTGAATTGACCTTTTAATCTTAAGCGGACAGAGGAACCGGACTCCATGTTCCGGAAATCACAGGCGAAAAGCAGGATCGCTAAAGTCTTATCCCGGTTTCTGGATTCACTTAGGGATGCAGTTTGAAGATCCTTACAAGATTATGCCGTGACGGGCAGGACTGTCTTTTTATTCGTCAAAGGGCTGGCTGTTCGTTCAACGTCATCCAATATTGAGTCATGCCTTTGACAATTTCCACCAGCAACTCCAACTCCACCGGCTTGACCAGATAGGAATTTGCTCCCATTTCATAGGCCCGGTTTACCTCTGATGCCTGATTGGAGGCGGTAAAAACTATCACCACCAAATGCTTCAGCGCCGGCTGGCTTCGAATCCAGGCAAGCACCTCCATGCCATTCATTCGCGGCATCTTCAGATCCAGTAACACCAATGATGGAATGGGGTAAAGCTTACGATCTGCATAAATGTCCTGTCCGCCCAGGTACGCACTCGCCCTTTCAGGATCATTTACCACCTGCAAATTAAAAGATAATTTGCAACAACGAAGAGCGTGCTTCAACAG is part of the Pedosphaera parvula Ellin514 genome and harbors:
- a CDS encoding RNA polymerase sigma factor; translation: MSWDLETEMISRCCKGDSSAWDELFDRHYASAGRFVFQLGYNFTQEDVEEICQEVFLSVIRSLDSFHGNSQFQTWLFRIAANKARDYRQKQQAAKRGGGQVTLSLNADGPEEGPTLDPPSRAPGPDDTLMTTERMALLHGTLEKLGEPCREIIELRYFAELSYEELGQTLELNPKTVSSRLSKCLDHLEEIARPVFSREKIPTTPSNG
- a CDS encoding response regulator, encoding MNAIEQHVLHVDDDPSDSVLMQQACRKAQVSFVLHSVRDGELAIEYLSGTGQFADREKNPFPALVLLDLKMPRKTGFDVLQWMRQQEACKVLPVIIFTASSQEEDIKRAYECGANSYLVKPVGIHTLMEMVKMIDGYWLGLNHILKL
- a CDS encoding PAS domain S-box protein → MRIGKVTSHELAQFIEERRILRSPPWLWRFGFAGGCVLAAFLLRYELAPMLGQRVPLAFFTPAALVAAWYGGVSAGLFALFLGLLLGDYFFLPPVHGFGVLNSMDVTAIITYACTALIGVGVIENLHRARHQIDLISKAAERLQKEMTERARAEDSLRQSEARFRLLMDEAKDYALFMLDQEGKIIEWNAGAQRMKGYTAEQILGQHFSQFYPPEDIALHRPENALAKAEAEGRFEDEGWLMRRDGSRFWANAVITALHDKSGKLVCFSKLVRDATERRRAEEESRKREARFRELADAMPQIVWSTRSNGEVDYVNRKWFEYTGLTAEQTYISQGWTGNVHPEDKELLVQVVHKALKTNAPFQLEKRIRSVTGEYRWHLSRGVPVKDEAGQVVRWFATSTDIEDQKRIEHDLERAREQLAHLAHDLEIRVVERTAKLGESIRSLEGVLYHVAHDLRAPLRAMEGFTQLLLETNAPRFDEAGKDYAWRIISAANRMDQLIKDLLVYGRLTHMEAVCRKVDLETEVDRVLVELESEIKFRRAEVKVYRPLPQAWANSTIINQILSNLVSNALKFIKAGSVPHIEIGGRLENRKVRFWVKDDGIGIDDLYQQQIFRVFERLHDGEGYLGTGIGLAIVRKGAERMGGTVGVESRPGEGSLFWVELPGSSQTK
- a CDS encoding response regulator, with the translated sequence MENNPTILYVDDDENDVLLLKHALRCCKLSFNLQVVNDPERASAYLGGQDIYADRKLYPIPSLVLLDLKMPRMNGMEVLAWIRSQPALKHLVVIVFTASNQASEVNRAYEMGANSYLVKPVELELLVEIVKGMTQYWMTLNEQPAL